The following coding sequences lie in one Candidatus Limnocylindrales bacterium genomic window:
- a CDS encoding BON domain-containing protein, with protein MKLLLVLGKGFLSVFLVFMLISYLVGGSGAEAREPAKDPDPAQTKTRPDWWLTFKTKMALLASPEVSAFDIDVDTKDGVIYLKGTVSSENEKQRAEQVAQGIEGKRGVVNNLVVSDKARPEYLSDKDENIRAAVEKNLASDPNFKNVQVDVKDGIVTLTGSVETYSLSAEAARLARVKGVKAIQNELIVEKEPS; from the coding sequence ATGAAATTACTTCTGGTTTTAGGGAAAGGATTCCTATCTGTATTTTTGGTTTTTATGCTGATTTCTTACCTGGTGGGGGGCAGTGGGGCCGAAGCCCGGGAACCGGCTAAGGATCCCGATCCTGCTCAAACGAAAACCCGCCCCGACTGGTGGTTGACTTTTAAAACTAAAATGGCCCTTCTGGCCAGTCCGGAGGTGAGCGCTTTTGATATTGATGTAGATACCAAAGATGGGGTCATTTACTTAAAAGGGACGGTTTCTTCAGAAAATGAAAAACAGCGTGCCGAACAAGTAGCCCAGGGAATAGAAGGAAAACGGGGGGTAGTAAATAATCTAGTCGTTTCCGATAAGGCAAGACCGGAATATCTTTCCGACAAAGATGAAAATATTCGGGCTGCCGTCGAAAAAAATCTGGCCAGTGATCCGAACTTTAAGAATGTCCAGGTAGACGTCAAGGATGGAATTGTGACCTTAACCGGATCGGTGGAAACCTATTCTTTAAGTGCAGAAGCTGCCAGACTGGCCCGAGTTAAAGGTGTAAAAGCCATTCAAAATGAGTTGATCGTAGAGAAGGAACCTTCCTGA
- a CDS encoding OsmC family protein: MTLLLYARRKGWPLEQVEVILSHQKIHAKDCAECENKEGKIDRIERNIRVKGNLTREQQERLLQIANKCPVHLTLTRTNQIISSLVGEDPESGST, encoded by the coding sequence ATGACTTTGCTGCTGTATGCGCGGCGTAAAGGATGGCCTCTAGAGCAGGTCGAAGTGATCCTCAGTCATCAGAAAATCCATGCCAAAGACTGTGCAGAGTGTGAAAATAAGGAGGGAAAAATTGACAGGATTGAACGAAACATAAGGGTAAAGGGCAACCTGACCAGGGAGCAACAAGAACGGCTCTTACAAATTGCCAATAAATGCCCAGTCCATCTGACCTTAACTCGAACCAATCAGATTATCAGCTCCTTAGTAGGGGAGGATCCAGAATCCGGGTCCACATAA
- a CDS encoding N-acyl homoserine lactonase family protein codes for MSLNQPERYEIYALKYAEKQLDACQFFYRNPSHEKVTLYFYIWCILGGPFPILVDTGFCYEDAQVREISNYVNPTSLLGKIGVDALEVSLVLVTHLHWDHWGGYSLFPRATFWVQREEVAFFTGPMARYEPYQRVTNPATLAELVRLNYGGRIFMVEGDRQVIPGVRVYWVGGHTAGTQIVTVQTARGNVVLASDASHFYRNIERREPVQIITHLPQMLMAFEKIEELAGSKDLIVAGHDPQVVTRFQPVEEGIIKIA; via the coding sequence ATGTCCCTCAATCAGCCTGAGAGGTATGAAATCTACGCTTTAAAGTATGCAGAAAAACAACTGGATGCCTGTCAATTCTTTTATCGAAATCCTTCCCATGAGAAAGTAACTCTCTATTTTTATATATGGTGTATTTTAGGTGGACCTTTTCCCATCCTGGTAGATACCGGCTTTTGTTATGAAGATGCCCAGGTTCGAGAGATATCTAACTATGTCAATCCGACATCCTTATTAGGTAAGATCGGTGTTGATGCGCTGGAGGTTTCCCTGGTCCTGGTTACCCATCTCCACTGGGACCACTGGGGGGGATATTCTTTGTTCCCCAGGGCCACTTTCTGGGTTCAAAGGGAAGAGGTTGCCTTCTTTACCGGTCCTATGGCCCGCTATGAGCCCTATCAAAGGGTTACGAATCCGGCGACACTGGCGGAGCTGGTCAGGCTAAACTATGGAGGTCGAATTTTTATGGTGGAAGGAGACCGACAGGTGATCCCGGGGGTCCGGGTGTACTGGGTGGGAGGGCATACGGCAGGTACTCAGATTGTGACCGTACAGACGGCCCGCGGAAACGTTGTATTGGCTTCTGACGCCTCACACTTTTATAGAAATATTGAAAGAAGAGAGCCGGTCCAGATCATCACCCATCTACCCCAGATGCTCATGGCCTTTGAGAAAATAGAAGAGCTGGCCGGCTCTAAAGATCTCATTGTTGCCGGGCACGATCCTCAGGTGGTTACCCGATTTCAACCTGTAGAAGAGGGAATCATTAAAATAGCTTAA
- a CDS encoding M20 family metallopeptidase, translating to MKKSKYEKYIDETEIIQIVSDLVRQNTVNPPGNEYLCKEIVTEKMKHLGMEVSYYEKEPGRTNVVGKIGRGKRSLGFVSHMDVVPPGERSLWETDPFTPTLRDGKIFGRGTLDDKGSFACAYSACKAFLAEYPDFDGTLYLVAAADEEMGSKLGIIYLIQECGLHFDVAIIPDGGKMNVSIYGEKGVLWLEVISTGVQVHGSMPQLGKNAIVPLAELVAELKTLDLGDQYDPAFDGWTMNIGTFHGGTNTNTVPASARITIDFRLPLGINKEQVLRAVEDKIAAVKRKSPDASFQIKVLHETQPHLSDKQSLIMKSFDQAAKKLGIPMEYTTMGGNTVAKDLFFAGILSVVHYPGDDRLAHVPNEFVKIEDLLWGSVLYAETLEAYFIHQK from the coding sequence ATGAAAAAATCCAAATACGAAAAATACATCGATGAAACAGAAATTATCCAGATCGTTTCTGATCTGGTCAGGCAGAATACTGTAAATCCTCCCGGTAACGAATATCTCTGCAAAGAGATTGTTACGGAAAAGATGAAGCATTTGGGGATGGAAGTGAGTTATTATGAGAAGGAGCCCGGACGAACCAACGTGGTTGGAAAAATAGGTCGGGGGAAGCGATCCCTGGGTTTTGTAAGCCATATGGATGTAGTTCCACCCGGTGAGAGGAGCTTATGGGAAACAGATCCCTTTACGCCCACCCTTCGGGATGGAAAAATTTTTGGTCGGGGGACCCTCGACGATAAAGGTTCTTTCGCCTGTGCTTATAGTGCCTGCAAAGCTTTCCTGGCAGAGTATCCTGACTTTGATGGAACCCTGTATCTGGTTGCTGCTGCCGACGAGGAAATGGGTTCTAAACTGGGAATTATTTACCTGATCCAGGAATGTGGATTGCACTTTGATGTAGCCATCATCCCCGATGGGGGGAAGATGAATGTTTCCATTTATGGGGAAAAAGGTGTTCTCTGGTTGGAGGTTATCAGTACGGGCGTTCAGGTTCACGGTTCCATGCCCCAACTGGGGAAGAACGCCATTGTTCCCCTGGCAGAGTTGGTGGCAGAGCTTAAAACTTTGGACCTGGGGGATCAATACGACCCTGCCTTTGATGGATGGACCATGAATATCGGTACTTTCCACGGAGGGACAAATACCAATACGGTCCCGGCCAGTGCCCGAATTACCATCGATTTCAGGCTTCCTCTGGGTATCAATAAAGAACAGGTCTTGAGGGCCGTAGAAGACAAGATAGCGGCAGTGAAGAGAAAATCCCCCGATGCCAGCTTCCAGATCAAAGTCCTCCACGAAACCCAACCTCACCTTTCCGATAAACAATCCCTCATTATGAAAAGCTTCGACCAGGCCGCAAAAAAGCTGGGTATCCCCATGGAATACACCACCATGGGGGGTAACACCGTGGCTAAAGATCTCTTCTTCGCCGGGATTCTTTCAGTCGTTCACTACCCTGGGGATGATAGATTAGCCCATGTACCCAATGAATTCGTAAAAATCGAGGACCTTCTATGGGGGAGTGTTTTATACGCGGAGACTTTGGAAGCCTATTTTATTCACCAAAAGTAA